Below is a genomic region from Medicago truncatula cultivar Jemalong A17 chromosome 3, MtrunA17r5.0-ANR, whole genome shotgun sequence.
aaaattaagaaaaggttaaaatgggaagaatgtataaaaagctacaagctgtaagctaaaaagctacttggattagcttcttaaaaaatgctataagctagtgagaaaagctttttaccaaacacatctcattttatcaaaacaagcttataagctagtccaacaagctataagctagcttttttgtgttaccaaacacaacctTATCTTTATTTTAGAGTTTATATTGATCAGTTATTTAGTAAACAGACATAGATAGATGCATAATCTATAggtccggagttcaaaccccgaccaggcgaccaccataaaaaaaataaaaaaaaaaagacgtaGAGAGATgctttaatttttctaattgtTATCGCATATGTCTTTTCTTGCATCAAAGGTTAAAAATGCTAATTGAAATATATGTGGCGCCGTGTATGTGTTTGGTTTCAATTCTAGAGGATCAAAAGTGATTCTTGAGgttctaaaattgattttatgttggttggatgatttaaagtaaaattgattttgtatgtagaattgattctacttgaagctacaatttgtagcttttggcttttagaattgattttagacTTAAATTCATTGTTAAATCcacttttacataaataaatccaaacataaattacttttcattcaactcatttttatccataatcaattttacataatcaattcactcaaaatcaatttgagTAAAAGCTGaatcaaacacacactaaatCAACATATCATTCTTTCTACTTTACCAATTCTTCTATAAATCAAAATTATGGCTTTGAAAACCATTTTTCCACAAATTTATCACCCCAAATTAAAGATTGCTTCCAATCCTCTTTCCTATATGAGCTAACATGTTAAATGCACGAGGTTTCTCATCAACTTCCTTTCTAAAACCGTAGAACAATGGTGTAGAGGGTGGATCCAACACAAATTTACGTGGATCTTGAATTTCAAAACCACGAATTCACATGAAAAGTAGAACTGTGATacaatttaaacaaattaaatgatCTATCTGTACCCTTTTTTTAACAAGGAGCCAATACGAactatgaaataaaaataagggacacaaaatatgtttaagccaaaaataaatgattggcTAGTACAGTTTTGGTTGCGGTGCATTTGATTTTAAAGTCGTTAATCATAGACAAATTGGGGGCCaatgaatttcataaaatttgacaTTCTCATCTTCattaattcacaaaataaatttttgccTCAAGTATAAAGTGTCCAAAATACCAACTTTGatcaaatttataaacaaattttttcatttttagattcatttaatgaCCGATGTGTCTGAATcatattaattgattaattaaactACTACATATTGatgaagttttgattttttgacgatctaaaaaaaaatacagtagTTCAGATAGAAAATAACTTAAACCTACTTAAGTTGATCATATGGTATTTGCTAAAAATAAAGATAGAGATAGAATGATAGCACCAAATATTTGGCGTTCTTGAGAACACTTCAACAAATGCTTGAATTTCATATTTTCTGCCCAACCTTTGTTATCTTGGAATCTAGATCAATCTAAGGAGCTATTGCAGAATTAAACACCACGATTAAACTAAAAAATGCCAAGAATTCAAAGGGAATCAATGAACTTCAAAGAACCAGAACTCATTGTATGATTCAAATGCAGATAATTGCCACTAGTCTTTCTTCTTCTTGCCAATAATCATTGAGATATTTGAGGAAGGAACTCCACTGTGGCTGCCTCTTTCTGGTTTGCTCTCGATGGAAATTGAGTAAATAGGAAATTATGAAAAATCAACAAGGTATCTAACACCAAATCACTTGAAAGTGCTAAATCCCTTGTACAAAGATTTTGAACTGATGCCTGGCGAAGGTGATTGATTAATTGGCAGTGAGGGCAGTGTTTCTTGTTTTTGAGTTACTCGACCTTAGTTTGAGAGTTTTGGAATCAACCAGAACACAAATGAAAAGAGTAGTGTTAGCAATATTGATtccatcattaaaaaaaatgagtgtcAAGAATCAAATagaaagaagtaaaaaaataaatcaatgaaGTTTAAATGACTTTTTTCTCAAGAAAATGTTGAGAAAGAAATTCTTTCAAAGAATGATAACGAATAATTATCGTAccatatacaattttttatagaaaagtGAAATGTAAATTATATTGATCATGAGATTCTTGTTACATCAAGTGGTACATCCATAAGTTtcatctaccaaaaaaaaaatacaaggttACCTAGTTTTCACTCCTCCAAAATAAGTTAGAGTTACTTCACACGAATCAATCCAAGGACAATATTCTCTACAaatcaatctaacaacaacaCAAAAGTACTATTATATCTTATCATTTTGAGGTTACATTTGACTTAGATGACATTGTCTCTATCTCTCTCCTAAATCAAATCTCAAAGTCACCCAAATCCTATCATTTTGTAGACAAGATTACCTTTagcaactcttttttttttttttgttggaaatttaAATCTAAAAACTATCTTTTggttgaattgtttttttttttcatatagattttcttttaatgctctaatattattttcaaatttaaatatacataaataaaaatgatctaatattattttcaaatttaaatatgcatatatttaattaaaattaagcaaataatttacaaaaacttataacaaaacaatatttttgctttaaaatagtcttttaacaTTTTGCAAAGGTTATATTAAGTTTTCctcttttaaacaaaaaagtaTCACATTAGCACGCTGTTCGAAGTAAGGAATCATATCAGAGTGTAAAATGAAAGAGATATCAAATGAAAactttcctaaaataaaaatcaaacgaaaacttaaaatatataaattagtcATATTAGTTTATATAAATGCGtccgaaattttaaaataagtttcacAAAAAAGGTCGCAAACTAATTTTCCTTAATATTAAGAGATAGAAAAAAGTATGAGCAAAATTCCAAGCttgtatatttgtataataCTCCCACAATACAACCACAATCAAAGAGACAAAAAAGAATGAGCAAAATTATCAAAGTGACAAAAAAGAATGAGCAAAATTAGTAAAGCTTTGCTATACTCTATCTATGCCTTACAATGatcacaaaatatttttcactCCGTTATCGCATTACCATTGTCCAGATCAACCTCGCCCATTCCAgtatcttcttcctcttcactGTCATCATCGCCTCCGACCTCTTCATTATCTTGTTGTATCTTATTCATGATATCAATAAGCATTTTATCATCACGTTCACTCACCTGAATCACAATGCATTGTCAAACATCTTTCCCCCCTCAATAAAGACacatattaacataaaaaagaaGGAAGAGAATCCTTTGAACACATGTATATGTATCTGTACCATTATATAAACATCTCCAAGGTTACCGACTTTTCGGTCGGACAATTTCTTGGACATATTTAACCATAACATTAAACTCTTTTACAAATTTAAATCTAAATCGTAATTATAGGGACCTCGAAAACTAACTACTTATTTCAGTTGAACATTTTCAGACGAATTTTCCCTTAcagcttgattttttttcttcaaatttatttgaacattataaaacataaattaattattcagGGTGAAATTTTAAACAagattgatattataaaaaaacatagacaaataaaaaaagcgGAGTGACGGGCAGTGACATGTACGCTAGTAGAAGATAAAGGATATAGAGAGGATGGCGAGACTCACCACTTTGGGTTGCTCCTTCACAGTAAGTTTACCCTTGTGCTTTTCTATTGATTCCATGCAACAAGCAATGGCATTCTTGAGAACCAATATTCCTTGCTCCTGTCAAGATCGTAACAAAATACACAAATTACTTTCAATAGAAGAATGGTTGCATATAGGACTTAGAATGCAAATCTACAACCGCCCCTGTAAAGTGTTATATTGGAAACCATACATGTCATATGCTGTCCAACAATAGTAATACCTATAAGGTCGGTTTATTGACTATCTGGAGAAGTCTCACTATAATACAGCtaataactaataaaaatatcagCAGAGATTATAGTATGACATCAACATGAGTTGAAGTATGAATGACTTAAAGCAGGAAaagtaacaaaataataattttacaacACATGTTTAGGAGCAAGTTCTTCAAAGACTGTTAAAAATCTATTTAGCACTGAATTGAACCAAGAACTGAACAGAACCCATCCTTTATGgacttttaacttttaaaacagCTTGTTACCAAATAGGATTTATGTCAAGACAATTCACAGAACTGAAATGCTTATGACTACAGTTGGGTTAACATCCAAACGCAATCTGTCTGCTTGCTCATTCTCACTTGCTCACTACAATCCAGTTCTCGAACCCAATCATCTCCTCTGCTCCCAGGGTTaatctttttaaatttatcCCCAATATAAACCATAAAATGGTATTAAAAATGAATGATTAAAGCCGGACATTAAGGTTGTCCACAAGACTTAAATATCATTGTTAGCTAGTGGATGTGGAGCAGCTGGTGGACAGGATTGTCCTATCTCCTGGAAATAAATTTTTGGTAAGAATCCTGGCTCTCCTTGTACCCATTACAAGTGGGTAGCACAACCTGTTCTCTCATGGGACCAGTAGAGATTTGCTAGGTTGGCATGTGTGGGTCACTGTTGTGTTTTGGCCTGGGTGGTTGCCTCTTGTTTGGTGGTTCTCTCAGTGCAGGGATGCTACTGTAATCTCAACCTTGTTTGGTTTCTATTTTGCCCAGTTGCTGATGGTCCCTCGGAGTTGCTGTTTTTTGGCTTTATTTATTGGCTTTGTAGTTGTTATCTGCTGTTTTTCCTGTACTCACGTCACTACCTTTGGTTCTTGCCGCCGCCTTCTTTTTTTTGGTGTGTgtgtaaacacaaaaaaaaatttgctagCTAGTGGTTGAACCAAGTATGTATTCAGAATACTTGTCAATCCAATTTGTTCTAAAAATGCAGTCAGAATCAGTCTCTGTTAGGGTGTGTTATTATCAATGGCAACTTGGCATCATGCCAACCCAAGCAAGTCTTCTCACTTGGTGCAAAAAGAATAACGGTTATTTTGTGAAGGAAGATGGCCAATAGTCTTGTGTAGAAGTATGGCAACACAAGGATAGAATTGagatattaaaatttatgtttggGTATTTTTTGTCCGAAAAATACCTTCACCTTTTGACACTTATTTTCTCTcgctcaaaaaaatatattttttgacaagctTACAGTAACACCTTCTCATTTGAAtctgttttatgattttattttttttaaatacaaatgGGTGCAAtactcttaaaagtgattatttttatttttaaaaaaaaaatgtggttttaatttttgtgtgtaACAAACAGGTTCAGAATAGATAAAAACAACAGCAGACCTAATCATACAACAAAACGACCCGACAATCCAACAATGTAAACAGTAGTAGCAAGTTCATACCCCTCAAAGGTGAAAATTGCATACAATTCAGCTCAAAAGACAATCATCAAATCAAAGTTTTATGCGAATATTGCACCAACCTTGTCAAGGGTATGAGTGGTAAGCACATAAAGCGGAGGAGCAACAAGTTTAATATTCACAGGACAGTCATCATTTCCAGCAGCTTCAGCCTTCCGCATTGCCTCCTGCAAAGCCAAATGATTATAGAAACACAATAATACTTTAGAAGATAAGCCATATCCAATAACCCAGAATAAAATAACAATCACATAACAGAAACGGTTAAAGACCTTAATGTGGAGAACTCCATCAAATTGAAAACATTTCATTTCAATATCTGCCCTGAGTTTCAATGGCTGGGGAGTCATTCGTCTTCTAATATTCATCAGTAGAGATTCCTTCACTTCTTCAGATACAGCAGGTACCACCTTAGTCACTTCTTGCCCATCAGGACCAACTTCCTTGATTTCACGCGTGAGTGCGCTCAAAACCGCATCAGGATCAGCCAAAACTCTTTTGAACGCCTGTACACAATAAAGTCTATGATGCaggggtctgtttggattgactcaTTTGacatttgagtttatctaccaGTATAAACACTAGTGATCCTGTTCAGGAGATCTTTTACAAGCCCTTAAGATATGTCCACAACCTGTTTCTAGCTCATTTTCATACATACTCCAAGATAACTAATGAAAACAGCTTgtagcttatatgaaaaaatattaacttc
It encodes:
- the LOC11418000 gene encoding eukaryotic translation initiation factor 2 subunit alpha homolog, whose protein sequence is MAPNLECRMYEARYPEVDMAVMIQVKNIADMGAYVSLLEYNNIEGMILFSELSRRRIRSVSSLIKVGRIEPVMVLRVDKEKGYIDLSKRRVSEEDIQACEERYNKSKLVHSIMRHVAETLNLDLEDLYVHIGWPLYRKYGHAFEAFKRVLADPDAVLSALTREIKEVGPDGQEVTKVVPAVSEEVKESLLMNIRRRMTPQPLKLRADIEMKCFQFDGVLHIKEAMRKAEAAGNDDCPVNIKLVAPPLYVLTTHTLDKEQGILVLKNAIACCMESIEKHKGKLTVKEQPKVVSERDDKMLIDIMNKIQQDNEEVGGDDDSEEEEDTGMGEVDLDNGNAITE